In one Chitinophaga sancti genomic region, the following are encoded:
- a CDS encoding helix-turn-helix domain-containing protein produces MHLFIKNMVCNRCILVVSQELEKLQLPFSSISLGEVNMAGAPQPEQLKVLGENLKQLGFELLDDKRNALVEKIKTTIINLIHGKDNDTLNTKLSVFLQESIGIDYHYLSTAFSTAEGLTIEKYVILQRVERVKELLQYDEMNLSEIADNLGYSSVQHLSQQFKKITGLTPTAYRQLKENSRKPLDQV; encoded by the coding sequence ATGCATTTGTTTATAAAAAACATGGTTTGTAACCGTTGTATTTTGGTGGTGAGCCAGGAACTGGAGAAACTACAGCTTCCCTTTAGCAGCATTTCGCTGGGGGAAGTGAACATGGCGGGCGCGCCCCAGCCTGAACAGCTGAAAGTACTGGGCGAGAACCTGAAACAACTTGGCTTTGAGTTATTGGATGATAAAAGGAATGCCCTGGTAGAAAAGATCAAAACGACGATTATCAACCTCATTCATGGTAAGGATAACGATACCTTGAATACAAAGCTCTCTGTATTTTTGCAGGAGAGTATCGGCATTGATTATCATTACCTTTCCACGGCGTTTAGTACCGCAGAAGGATTGACGATTGAGAAGTACGTGATCCTTCAGCGTGTTGAAAGAGTGAAAGAACTGCTGCAATACGATGAAATGAACCTGAGTGAGATCGCTGATAACCTGGGTTATAGCAGTGTACAGCACCTTTCCCAGCAGTTTAAGAAGATTACCGGTCTGACGCCAACTGCTTACCGCCAGCTGAAGGAAAACAGCCGCAAGCCATTGGACCAGGTGTAA
- a CDS encoding carboxypeptidase-like regulatory domain-containing protein produces the protein MKQIFILLLLLSSTQVLAQKGLSGSPQQSTYTYIYRIPDQELLAVYKSKKQRGFSDNFMTQPVDSFITTDNKDNPLPPGNYLLVTANHQTLQRAVRVVHNIFINVLNNNKDFILTLHTPDGKQVNEAEVRMGKRTIPYNKELHAFYLKKYNGNGGLVQVKYQNITNFFRVYPDKRELQNNDNSTGNDQGYLSFSKPKYKPNDTVKLKSFLLDEHLQPLTEALQVRLSAYDGKTDTILAILHPYRPGGYEYQFVMKDSMTLDETYTIALEPINNEPKYRRTSYISNNFYFEEYELQKIKLNASVNKTSTQRHEPVILTLSATDENGLPILDGRLKIIVTPITTPEKYNADHLFLPDTMYNQTIPVEAVGKTIVQLPDSIFPAARFNYIIDCQLLNAENETLSSSLQQVYSDELKKLDVQQKNDSLYINMMVAGKSVPDTATIYEYDEYSTLLGSSHIQIPATIKIQPHIVSYNVTSDTLQQEQKVTLTEDIKCESKRTPDSIYFKVNNPHNIPFWYTIYGNKKIKGRGYGQSLNWQHTSSSKTDYYLQVQYMNGNQIITSQFDEKYQRKKLNVEIKTPATITPGQESNIEIAVSDQQGKPVANADITAYSYTAKFQNAPEIVPYLGKDRPNPNFKNQYYHQEPNPETQNMGLNFAYWSSRMRLDTILWYQFTHPSPVFRYDEAAADSITQIAPFVMEDGYLRNAAIIYIDRLPVYFTGSSQLVYSFRTTPGKHTIEIRTADRLVTIDSFMVHTNVKNFVSINPLQPGQNITVEKQDFVYSSAEADRVNHYFYKVGHNYADKAGYVKQDKNIYFLSPGYSGAKSTVGPLTGKAASLVIPDQFIQSFDPEEGYEFLIAPGLIKQKQTGAVVQTDAYINTRKTDDALDDQVLTPDMIKDYFNVPSHPRLITDGDNSDKSYTGKLEFDIPDDTNNIRFYTLLFRDDETSFIRVFNYNTTLIKGLREGRYRIMFLYNNNRFSMQDSIYIKKDGINYYSLRMQQLLPTTEISAQDSLLIKNRIGFGFEKLRRNINPVRPNVTYPTRLYPTSSFSIRGIVKDKSGIPLPGASVFWKGTNKGTVTDMNGEFKLTGTTGGILKVSYIGYESLEIKAVPKKRYYEFILKEVSNSLMDVVVVGYGASRERDKRKRKTADQEDEHTEDISSKLYGSRAPDNKVLANPGFFNPDNIHNGDQEMLNAAISVESTEAPNPFRLRSHFNDAAFWQPRLATDARGTASFSTVFPDDITNWRVFALVMNDHQQSGQAETSIRSFMPVSANLALPNFAIEGDSINVIGKALNYTSDTLQISRTFAVNDTTHLQRSGALVHSIIDTLAITIPVRDSMRLKYTIDNRDGEQRSIPVFRAGTSADTGFFASLLKDSSLTFAPGLKGPVHVHAEVAILPVLIKEMEYVQNYKYLCNEQLASKLKAYLLEKKAKAYLNQKFEHNKDISTIINRLKKTKHQGMWGWWENTSPSLWISIHVIEALRMAEEAGYTTNINNEILADDLLSMYHSKNNVDSIGCLMLLSQLKAKVDFATMTSEIVARNGYDSLRLLLIKQRENLAVNLKPILAGKQATMFGNAYWGEYSYALFQSSISQTLLVYKLLRATGGYDEMLQKIRGYFLEERKNGQWRNTYESSEILETILPDLLKAEGQGKASLQVNGHTITKFPFDSTITAGNSVAFTKKGGMPVYLTGTQTYWDASPDPVSKSFEVSSRLDQPVLETGKKVTLTVTVNAKADADYVMIEIPVPAGCSYASKPQQWYNNEVHREYEKEMVSIFCSTLYWGQHTFTIELMPRYTGKYILNPAKATMQYFPLFMGRTGIKKVTIQ, from the coding sequence TTGAAACAGATATTTATCCTACTCCTGCTGCTGAGCAGCACGCAGGTCTTAGCCCAAAAAGGACTTTCAGGGAGTCCGCAGCAATCCACTTATACTTATATATACCGCATTCCCGACCAGGAATTACTGGCTGTATACAAGTCGAAAAAACAACGGGGGTTTTCAGACAATTTTATGACCCAGCCTGTCGATTCCTTTATCACAACTGATAATAAAGATAACCCATTGCCGCCCGGCAATTACCTGCTGGTCACGGCCAATCACCAAACTTTACAAAGGGCTGTCAGGGTCGTACATAATATCTTTATCAATGTTCTGAATAATAATAAAGACTTTATACTTACCCTGCATACACCGGATGGCAAACAGGTGAATGAGGCAGAAGTTCGCATGGGCAAAAGGACCATTCCTTATAATAAGGAGCTCCATGCATTCTACCTGAAAAAGTATAATGGCAATGGAGGACTTGTGCAGGTAAAGTATCAGAATATCACGAACTTTTTCAGGGTGTATCCTGATAAAAGAGAACTTCAAAATAACGACAACAGCACTGGTAATGATCAGGGCTATCTCTCCTTCAGTAAACCTAAATACAAACCTAATGATACTGTTAAACTAAAATCTTTCCTCCTGGACGAGCACCTGCAGCCGCTTACTGAAGCACTCCAGGTGCGGCTTAGTGCATACGATGGAAAGACAGATACGATCCTGGCTATATTGCACCCCTACCGCCCCGGTGGATATGAATACCAGTTCGTCATGAAAGACAGTATGACCCTGGATGAGACATACACCATTGCATTAGAACCGATCAACAATGAACCTAAATACAGAAGGACAAGCTATATTAGCAACAATTTCTACTTTGAAGAATACGAACTGCAAAAAATAAAACTCAATGCAAGTGTCAATAAGACCAGCACACAACGCCATGAACCCGTCATCCTTACCCTCAGCGCCACTGATGAAAATGGATTACCTATCCTGGACGGCAGACTAAAAATCATTGTCACACCTATCACAACGCCGGAAAAATACAATGCCGATCATTTGTTTCTGCCGGATACCATGTACAATCAAACGATCCCCGTAGAAGCAGTAGGTAAAACAATTGTACAACTACCTGACAGCATCTTCCCGGCAGCACGTTTCAATTATATTATCGATTGCCAGCTGCTCAATGCAGAAAACGAAACGCTCAGCAGCAGCCTGCAGCAAGTCTATTCAGACGAGCTCAAAAAGCTGGACGTACAGCAAAAGAATGATAGCCTGTATATCAATATGATGGTTGCTGGTAAATCCGTTCCGGATACCGCCACCATTTACGAATACGATGAATATAGTACACTGTTAGGCAGCTCACACATACAGATACCCGCCACCATTAAAATACAACCGCATATTGTCAGCTACAATGTTACCAGCGACACCTTGCAGCAAGAGCAAAAAGTCACGCTTACAGAAGACATAAAATGTGAGAGCAAACGTACTCCGGACAGCATTTATTTCAAGGTAAATAACCCCCACAATATTCCATTCTGGTACACCATCTACGGGAATAAAAAAATTAAAGGAAGAGGGTACGGACAGTCACTAAACTGGCAGCATACATCCTCTTCTAAAACTGACTATTACCTCCAGGTGCAGTATATGAATGGCAATCAGATCATCACCAGTCAATTTGATGAAAAATACCAGCGAAAGAAACTGAATGTTGAGATCAAAACACCTGCCACCATTACGCCGGGACAGGAAAGTAATATTGAAATTGCTGTCAGCGACCAGCAGGGTAAGCCCGTAGCCAATGCAGACATAACAGCATATAGTTATACTGCTAAATTTCAGAACGCCCCCGAAATCGTACCTTACCTTGGCAAGGACCGCCCAAATCCTAATTTCAAAAATCAATACTACCACCAGGAGCCGAATCCCGAAACCCAGAATATGGGGCTGAATTTTGCATACTGGTCATCACGCATGCGACTGGATACCATTCTCTGGTACCAGTTCACACATCCATCTCCTGTATTCAGATATGATGAGGCAGCAGCGGACAGCATAACACAGATTGCGCCATTTGTAATGGAAGATGGATACCTTCGTAACGCTGCCATCATCTACATAGATAGGCTGCCCGTATATTTTACAGGCAGCTCCCAACTTGTATATAGTTTCAGGACTACGCCGGGCAAGCATACGATCGAAATAAGAACTGCCGACAGGCTCGTGACCATCGATAGTTTCATGGTGCATACCAATGTGAAAAATTTCGTCAGCATTAACCCCCTCCAGCCAGGACAGAATATCACCGTTGAAAAACAGGATTTCGTATATTCTTCTGCTGAAGCAGACAGGGTGAATCATTATTTTTACAAAGTCGGGCACAACTACGCGGACAAAGCCGGCTATGTAAAGCAGGATAAAAATATTTACTTCCTGTCACCCGGGTATAGTGGTGCCAAGAGCACTGTAGGCCCACTTACAGGCAAAGCCGCTTCACTGGTAATCCCTGATCAGTTTATCCAGAGCTTCGATCCGGAGGAAGGTTACGAATTCCTGATCGCCCCCGGCCTCATCAAGCAAAAACAAACGGGAGCCGTCGTACAGACAGACGCTTATATCAACACCCGCAAAACCGACGATGCACTGGACGACCAGGTACTGACACCCGACATGATAAAGGATTATTTTAATGTACCAAGCCATCCCCGCCTTATTACCGATGGTGATAACAGCGACAAAAGCTACACCGGTAAATTAGAGTTCGACATCCCTGACGACACCAACAATATCAGGTTTTACACCCTGTTGTTCCGCGACGACGAGACTTCTTTTATCAGGGTATTTAATTACAATACTACGCTGATTAAAGGCCTGCGGGAAGGCAGGTACAGGATCATGTTCCTGTATAATAACAATAGATTTTCCATGCAGGATAGTATCTACATCAAAAAAGATGGGATCAACTACTATAGTTTACGCATGCAGCAGCTCTTACCAACAACAGAAATTTCCGCACAGGATTCCCTGCTGATAAAAAATCGCATAGGTTTTGGATTTGAAAAATTAAGGAGAAATATAAACCCGGTCAGGCCGAATGTGACTTATCCAACGAGACTATATCCAACCAGTTCTTTTTCGATCAGAGGTATTGTAAAAGATAAATCCGGCATACCCCTGCCAGGTGCCAGCGTATTTTGGAAAGGAACCAACAAAGGCACCGTAACAGATATGAATGGGGAATTCAAATTGACAGGAACAACCGGGGGCATATTAAAAGTGTCTTATATTGGGTACGAGTCATTGGAAATAAAAGCAGTGCCGAAAAAGCGTTATTATGAGTTCATATTGAAAGAGGTAAGTAATAGCCTGATGGACGTAGTAGTTGTTGGGTATGGTGCCAGCAGAGAGCGTGATAAGAGAAAAAGAAAAACGGCAGACCAGGAGGATGAGCATACTGAAGACATTTCTTCCAAACTGTACGGCAGCCGGGCACCTGATAACAAGGTACTTGCCAACCCTGGTTTCTTCAATCCGGACAACATACACAATGGAGACCAGGAAATGCTGAATGCTGCCATTAGTGTAGAATCAACGGAAGCCCCCAATCCGTTCCGGCTTCGCAGCCACTTTAACGATGCCGCTTTCTGGCAACCCAGGCTGGCCACCGATGCCCGGGGTACCGCTTCTTTCAGCACCGTATTCCCTGACGACATCACCAACTGGCGCGTGTTCGCCCTCGTCATGAACGATCACCAGCAATCCGGTCAGGCCGAAACAAGCATCCGTTCCTTTATGCCTGTCAGTGCCAATCTCGCCCTGCCAAATTTCGCTATAGAAGGCGACAGCATCAATGTAATCGGCAAAGCACTGAACTACACCTCAGACACGCTGCAGATCAGCAGAACATTTGCAGTAAATGATACCACCCACCTGCAGCGCAGCGGTGCCCTCGTTCATTCCATCATCGATACATTGGCAATCACTATTCCGGTGCGGGATAGTATGCGTCTCAAATATACCATCGACAACCGCGATGGTGAACAAAGAAGTATCCCCGTATTCCGTGCAGGAACAAGCGCGGATACCGGCTTCTTTGCAAGCCTGCTGAAAGATAGCTCCCTTACCTTTGCACCTGGCCTGAAGGGGCCTGTGCATGTGCATGCAGAAGTAGCGATCCTGCCTGTACTCATCAAAGAGATGGAGTATGTGCAGAACTATAAATACCTCTGCAATGAACAACTGGCGTCCAAACTGAAAGCCTACCTGCTGGAAAAGAAAGCGAAGGCTTATCTGAACCAGAAATTTGAACACAACAAAGACATCAGCACAATCATTAATCGCCTGAAGAAAACGAAACACCAGGGCATGTGGGGCTGGTGGGAAAATACAAGCCCCAGTCTCTGGATCAGTATTCACGTAATAGAAGCCTTGCGGATGGCAGAAGAAGCCGGCTATACCACCAACATCAACAATGAAATACTGGCCGATGACCTACTCTCTATGTATCATTCCAAAAACAATGTGGACAGCATCGGTTGCCTCATGCTGTTGTCTCAGCTAAAAGCGAAAGTAGACTTTGCAACCATGACATCAGAAATAGTTGCACGTAATGGGTATGATTCCCTGCGCCTGTTGCTCATAAAACAAAGAGAAAACCTAGCCGTAAACCTGAAACCTATCTTAGCCGGGAAACAGGCTACCATGTTTGGCAATGCATATTGGGGTGAGTATAGTTATGCTCTTTTCCAAAGCAGTATCTCACAAACCCTGCTGGTCTATAAACTGTTGCGTGCAACGGGAGGATATGATGAGATGCTACAAAAGATCAGGGGTTATTTCCTGGAAGAAAGAAAAAATGGTCAGTGGAGAAATACCTACGAGTCTTCTGAGATCCTTGAAACCATCCTGCCTGATTTGTTAAAGGCAGAAGGCCAGGGAAAAGCAAGTCTGCAGGTGAATGGACATACCATTACAAAGTTCCCTTTTGATTCGACTATCACAGCAGGCAATTCAGTTGCCTTCACTAAAAAGGGTGGCATGCCGGTGTACCTGACAGGAACACAGACGTATTGGGATGCCTCTCCGGACCCCGTATCAAAGTCTTTCGAAGTGAGTAGCCGCTTAGATCAGCCGGTATTGGAAACAGGGAAGAAAGTGACCTTAACTGTGACTGTAAATGCAAAAGCCGATGCTGATTATGTGATGATAGAAATTCCGGTTCCCGCAGGTTGCTCTTATGCCAGTAAACCACAGCAATGGTATAATAACGAGGTACACCGGGAATATGAAAAGGAAATGGTGAGCATATTCTGTAGTACGCTTTATTGGGGGCAGCACACCTTTACCATCGAACTGATGCCAAGATATACGGGCAAATACATTTTAAATCCGGCGAAGGCAACGATGCAGTATTTCCCATTATTCATGGGGCGTACGGGTATAAAGAAAGTAACAATACAATAA
- a CDS encoding PAS domain-containing hybrid sensor histidine kinase/response regulator, producing the protein MQATGTTQNEAERLKTLAGYHILDSAPEEEFDRLTTLAALTCNTGAACITFPDQDRQWLKSAIGLNFREVPREWSFTEEILLTNSPVEKPDSGEGNFFRFFAGYPIRDPEGSILGAICVMDEQPRQLQDTQRHVLQLIANEIMTLILNRRQKEEVFYLEKLFLLSDNLVGFTSSTGQFKKVNAAYTHIFGYSPEEMLQLNILDMIHPDDLPASLIETKNMIAGKSTIAFENRLRTKSGEWRTISWVATAEPDTKDIFSIGKDITEERRKEKLLSESERNFRTFFENSPGLMCTHDLNGYFLSANEAGAAGLGYTLKELAGYSLFDIAPKALHGEVQEYLDQIRTAGKLNGLMKVLKKDGTPIILHYNNVLVDDYVISNANDITAHFQLEKALKRSTEMLERTNRVARIGAWEIDMRNGDVFWSDVTREILEVNMEEPAHFSNGMRFYKEGENRRRMQEALAATIANGNPFNLELEIITEKANERWVRSRGSAQFDANGKCKRLFGTLQDITEKKLAEIELKTQKLRLSTFVEHAPAAVAMFDEEMRYIAVSRRWLEEFQIRGRNVLGVSHYDVFPNISAEWKKIHERAMAGEVLTENNDVWRPDGWDHDQYLRWEVRPWFRYDGKIGGIMMFTQDITQAYLQQEEYKKAKIQAEQANIAKSEFLANMSHEIRTPLNGVIGFTDLVLKTHLTESQSQYLSIVNQSANALLSIINDILDFSKIEAGKLELDIDKVDLYEFCSQASDIISYQAQNKGLELLLNVSSNLPRFVYIDEVRLKQILVNLMGNAVKFTPAGEIELKVTQLEEEDHLRFEVRDTGIGIRPEKVHKIFEAFLQEDVSTTKKYGGTGLGLTISNKLLALMGSYLQLDSEAGKGSRFYFDIKVKTEHGERVHWEGIDMVKHVLIVDDNDNNRVILREMLFLKGISFVEARNGFEALEILSKKDNFDVILMDYHMPFMDGIETIEKIRKNFDTDPRQKIILLHSSSDDERIIKSCERLHVQQRLVKPIKMQEMYNALSRLFKKEENMPEVVDYGGKNLRGDGFNVLVVEDNPINMFLATTIIHRIAPAAVIHEAVNGKVALAILSHVMPDIILMDIQMPEMNGYEASRKIREEYPGFRVPIIALTAGNVMGEREKCIEAGMDDFMAKPFVENTMVAMFNKWLRLEKPQEPEELEDRKEVLDINYLRTYLGDDEPAFIKEILTLTVGEFNRLMADFESVLKGENVLTINGWGHKLRGVALTVGLMDIALLAELIEGLKNIQPEALQELAVEAREKISKAIRLVENYIEKQLS; encoded by the coding sequence ATGCAAGCAACCGGTACTACTCAGAATGAAGCCGAAAGATTGAAAACACTGGCTGGCTATCACATACTTGACTCAGCGCCCGAAGAGGAATTCGACAGGCTCACGACTTTAGCAGCTCTCACCTGCAATACAGGCGCAGCCTGCATTACGTTTCCCGACCAGGACCGCCAATGGCTCAAATCCGCTATCGGACTCAACTTCCGCGAAGTTCCCCGGGAATGGTCCTTCACTGAAGAGATCCTGCTTACCAACAGCCCGGTAGAAAAACCTGATTCCGGCGAAGGCAATTTTTTTCGCTTTTTTGCCGGCTACCCCATTCGCGACCCGGAGGGCTCCATTCTTGGTGCAATCTGTGTAATGGATGAACAGCCCCGTCAGTTGCAGGACACGCAGCGTCATGTTCTTCAGCTCATTGCCAACGAGATCATGACCCTGATCCTGAACCGTCGTCAGAAAGAAGAAGTCTTTTACTTAGAAAAGCTCTTCCTGCTCTCTGATAACCTGGTAGGCTTTACTTCATCTACCGGTCAGTTCAAAAAAGTAAATGCTGCCTACACTCATATATTCGGCTATTCTCCTGAGGAAATGTTGCAGCTGAACATCCTGGATATGATCCATCCTGATGACCTGCCTGCCTCTCTGATCGAAACCAAAAATATGATCGCAGGCAAGTCAACCATTGCTTTTGAAAACAGGCTCCGAACTAAATCCGGCGAATGGCGTACCATCTCCTGGGTGGCGACCGCCGAACCTGATACCAAAGATATTTTCAGCATTGGCAAAGATATCACGGAAGAGCGCAGGAAGGAAAAATTATTAAGTGAAAGCGAGCGCAACTTCCGCACCTTTTTCGAAAATTCTCCCGGCCTGATGTGCACGCATGACCTGAATGGATATTTTCTATCTGCCAATGAAGCCGGTGCCGCGGGACTGGGCTATACACTCAAGGAACTGGCTGGTTACAGCCTGTTTGATATTGCACCAAAAGCACTTCACGGCGAAGTACAGGAATACCTGGACCAGATCAGGACTGCCGGCAAACTAAACGGCCTTATGAAAGTGCTGAAGAAGGACGGCACCCCCATTATTCTTCATTACAATAATGTACTGGTTGATGATTACGTCATATCCAACGCAAACGATATAACCGCTCATTTCCAGCTGGAAAAGGCATTGAAGCGCTCTACCGAAATGCTGGAACGCACGAACAGGGTGGCGCGCATTGGTGCCTGGGAAATTGACATGCGGAACGGCGATGTTTTTTGGTCCGACGTAACGCGTGAGATACTGGAAGTTAACATGGAAGAACCGGCGCATTTCAGCAATGGCATGCGTTTTTACAAAGAGGGTGAAAACCGGAGGCGGATGCAGGAGGCGCTGGCAGCTACAATTGCTAACGGCAATCCTTTCAACCTGGAACTGGAGATCATTACCGAAAAAGCCAATGAACGCTGGGTGAGAAGCAGGGGCAGTGCACAGTTTGATGCTAATGGGAAATGTAAACGGCTCTTCGGTACCCTGCAGGATATCACCGAAAAAAAACTGGCAGAGATAGAACTCAAAACGCAGAAACTCCGGCTATCCACTTTTGTGGAGCATGCGCCGGCGGCAGTGGCCATGTTCGATGAAGAGATGCGTTACATTGCGGTGAGCCGCCGCTGGCTGGAAGAGTTCCAGATCCGGGGGCGAAATGTATTGGGTGTCTCCCACTACGATGTTTTCCCAAACATATCTGCTGAATGGAAAAAGATTCATGAAAGGGCCATGGCTGGAGAGGTACTGACAGAAAATAATGATGTATGGCGGCCGGATGGTTGGGATCATGATCAGTACCTGCGCTGGGAAGTGCGACCCTGGTTCCGGTACGATGGAAAGATAGGTGGCATCATGATGTTCACACAGGATATTACCCAGGCGTATCTGCAACAGGAAGAGTATAAAAAGGCAAAAATACAGGCCGAACAGGCCAATATTGCGAAGTCAGAATTCCTGGCGAATATGAGCCATGAAATCAGGACCCCGTTAAATGGGGTTATTGGCTTCACAGATCTCGTTTTAAAGACACACCTGACAGAATCTCAAAGCCAGTACTTATCTATCGTAAATCAGTCTGCAAATGCCCTTTTAAGCATTATCAATGATATCCTCGACTTCTCTAAGATAGAAGCGGGTAAATTGGAACTGGATATTGATAAGGTAGACCTGTATGAGTTCTGTAGCCAGGCGAGTGATATTATCAGTTACCAGGCACAGAACAAGGGTCTGGAACTGTTGCTGAACGTATCTTCCAACCTGCCCCGTTTTGTATATATCGATGAGGTGCGTTTGAAACAGATACTGGTGAACCTGATGGGCAATGCGGTGAAATTTACCCCTGCCGGGGAGATTGAACTGAAGGTTACGCAGCTGGAAGAGGAAGACCACCTGAGGTTTGAAGTGCGGGATACGGGGATCGGTATACGTCCGGAGAAGGTGCACAAGATTTTTGAAGCATTCCTGCAGGAGGATGTATCTACGACGAAGAAATATGGTGGTACGGGTTTAGGTCTGACCATTTCCAATAAACTGCTGGCACTCATGGGGAGCTATTTGCAGCTGGATAGTGAGGCGGGCAAAGGCAGTCGCTTTTACTTTGACATCAAGGTAAAAACGGAACATGGGGAGCGGGTGCACTGGGAAGGCATTGACATGGTCAAACATGTATTGATCGTGGATGACAATGATAACAACCGGGTGATTCTGCGGGAGATGCTTTTCCTGAAAGGAATCAGTTTTGTGGAAGCAAGGAACGGGTTTGAAGCCCTGGAGATCTTGTCGAAGAAGGACAATTTTGATGTGATACTGATGGACTATCACATGCCTTTTATGGATGGGATAGAGACGATTGAGAAGATCAGGAAGAATTTTGATACGGATCCCCGGCAGAAAATAATTCTATTGCATAGTTCCTCTGATGATGAAAGGATCATCAAATCCTGTGAACGCCTGCATGTACAACAACGTCTTGTAAAACCCATTAAGATGCAGGAGATGTATAATGCCCTGTCACGTTTATTTAAGAAAGAAGAAAATATGCCCGAGGTCGTGGATTATGGCGGGAAGAATTTGCGGGGGGATGGATTCAATGTACTGGTAGTGGAAGATAACCCGATTAATATGTTCCTGGCTACGACGATCATTCACCGCATAGCACCTGCGGCTGTGATTCATGAGGCGGTGAATGGGAAGGTGGCCTTGGCGATTTTGAGTCATGTGATGCCGGATATTATCCTGATGGATATACAGATGCCGGAAATGAACGGGTATGAGGCTTCGCGGAAGATCAGGGAGGAATATCCTGGGTTCAGGGTACCTATTATAGCGCTGACGGCAGGGAATGTGATGGGAGAGCGGGAGAAGTGCATAGAGGCGGGGATGGATGATTTTATGGCGAAGCCGTTTGTAGAGAATACGATGGTGGCAATGTTTAATAAATGGTTGCGGCTGGAAAAGCCACAGGAGCCGGAGGAATTGGAAGATAGAAAGGAGGTGCTGGATATAAATTACCTGAGGACGTACCTGGGAGATGATGAACCGGCGTTTATAAAGGAGATCCTGACATTGACGGTGGGAGAATTTAACCGCCTGATGGCGGATTTTGAGAGTGTATTGAAAGGGGAGAATGTGTTGACGATCAATGGCTGGGGGCATAAACTGAGGGGTGTGGCGCTGACAGTGGGCCTGATGGATATTGCCTTATTGGCGGAGCTGATAGAGGGGCTGAAAAATATACAGCCGGAGGCCTTACAGGAGCTGGCGGTTGAGGCCAGGGAAAAGATCAGTAAGGCGATCCGGCTGGTGGAGAATTATATTGAGAAGCAGTTAAGTTAG